The sequence below is a genomic window from Microcebus murinus isolate Inina chromosome 4, M.murinus_Inina_mat1.0, whole genome shotgun sequence.
TGTGCCTTTTGAAGTGCTCTAATCGCATCTGCCTGCCCAGCCAGGCCGGAGTGCCTTCAAGGCCACGGCCATGCTTTATCTGTGTGTTGCTGTGAGAGGCAGCTGAGCATGTGGGGAAGAGCTGGTGCTTGTAGCCAGGCTGCTTGGCCCCGAAACACAGCTGTGTGCCCTCAGGCAGATTAGGTGACCTCTCAGTGCCTTAGTTGCATGTAAAAGGGGGTGATCATTTGTAAAGCTCCATGTAAGAATTTCTTAGTAAAGTGGTGCCTGGTCAGCCTCATGGAAGCTGTAAAGAACCCAGCTCTTTCCTTCTCGTCTATCTTCCAGCAGTGCTCCTGCAACAGCAGGGCTGCAGACTTCTCTTGGGAGTAACAGGTTGGGGAGGGGGACCCCAGAGACCTCTTCTCATGCTTGGGGGCCAGTGCAGCAAGAGGGCAGCCACTTGGATGCcactggcaggaggcagagaacCTACGGCCGATAGAGGTTTAGAAAGTGGGGCCAAGGCTTCCTCACAGGGCCTCTGGGGTCTGATTGTGGGGACGGAGGTGTCGAGTTCTTGATCAGGCTTTGGGTTTTGTTGGCAGAGGCGCAGTTGGAGGGGCCTGGGGGGATTGCTGCACATACCTGAAAAAGGCTAGGTTCAGGGACAAGGGCGCCCCATCAGGGATCAGTGTTGGATGCAGGCAGCGGAAGGAGTGGTATCTGCTGTCCCTTCCTCGGCCTGATGGGAACCCGTGGCTTTGCCAGGGGAGGCAGAAACAGCCAGGGCAaaggcttgtgtgtgtgtggagcagGAGGGAGCCACTGCAGAGATGTGTGACAGGAAGGCCCAGGGGGATCCTAGAGAGGGCACACCACAGCCAGGGAAGGGCTCCAGGGATCCTGGTGGGTGCGGAGCTGGGCCAGAGCTTGGCAGGGGTCACTTTTGTACCACGTGGGCCCCAGGATGTGTGCTTTGCCACACGGTCTCTCCCCTGTCCTCTGAGCACCTGGGGGCTCTGCCAGGTATTTaggggagtgtggccctgctCTTCGCTCCAGCCACTGCTCCCTGCAGGTCCCCCatcatatttacatttctttttgtgaGAGATTTGTTTTGCATGGGCAAAGTTTCAAGCTCATCTGTGATTCGAAGGGTCTTCCGATAAATAAAGCGAAGTATGTGGGGTAAGGAATCTATTTCCTGCCATGGAAAAGGACTTTATGGGTTTGGAAGTGAGCATTTTGATAGCcgtgatttcttcttttcttttttccaaacaaaAGGTTTCACATATTTATTACTGAACCTTACTAGTGcggagaaattagaaaacaaattagaaaacatttttctaataaaacatgTCCAACTGTCCAGATAATGGTAACATTTTCAGCTTGATGTGGTGAGATGATAGTGACCTTGATACAGCATGACTGTGTGTGTCATCTTGCACAGTTCCTTGTAGACCCAGCTTGGTTCTTCTTTACTGTCTCCTCTTGGAGTTGTACCTGATTTTATTACCAGTTTTCATCCAAATCCATTGGGAAATAGcacaattttgcttttgtttattggCCAGGAACCACTTGATACTGAAAGTCTTGTGAGACAACATGGCAAGAAACGAAGTCAACTTCGTACACCACGAtggtggggaaagggagagaaagctatgaatttattttaatggatACTAGGAAAAACTATAACCCACCAAGTATCACTAAAGCCCAGATACTATTGCTCAGGACAAGAGTAAAgtggaaacaaaatttaaaggacAGTCCAAAGAAAATGATCTGTTGGCATTTGGAGCCCTGGCTGGACAGAGCTTCTGTCCACCATTTCTGTGTGTGGATCTCCTGAGGGTGTGTTCGCATGCAGGTTCCCATGCAGGAGGCCTGGCATGGAGTCGAGACTGCGATTCCAAGCAGCTCCCCAGTCTGCTTGCCGACCCCCAGTGCACACTTGGAGAAGAATGAGGGTCCAGGTCAGCTGGGGCAGAGCCATGATTTCAGACAGACTTCAGTCCCTCCAGGAGCTCATTCCCATAGGAGAAAACTGCAGAGCTAGGAGGGAAGAGAATCTGTCAGATGAACCACGGCTATTTTCATGTCAGGAGGCCAGATGCAGGTTATCGCTGCATATATATACTCAGTGTTTGGGGTGAACAGACTGTCATCTGCCCACAACTTTTTGCATATGTTGGTGCCTGCTGACCTTTTCTGTGAGCTTGGGAAGGTGGCTccctctcctgggtctccagctgaAGTATGATGAAACCCCACAGGCACCCTAGGGTGCGTGTCTCAAGTGCAGCCCTCCGTGGCTGTGGGGCATTTTACATTCACGGCTTGTGGGACACTGTTACCGAGCTCCAGCGACAGCACTTCTCCTGAGAGCCAGGCGCCACTCTAAGCCAGGGGTCAGCTTTTCCCAACTGCAGTTAGGATGCTCAGTCTGTCCAGTGTACAAGTGACTTGTGGGGGCATGCAGAAAGAAAAAGCTGGTGCTTAGCGATGCCGCTGGTGATCTGAGACGGGGAGTGCATTGAACTGAACTGAACAACTTTATTGTTTGGTTCTTATAACACCCTGGGACACAGTCATTCTCCTTTTACTGAAGAGAGGAGGGGCTTCCCCAAAGgtacccccctcccccagagagACTGAGCCCAGGTGGAGTGTGGTTCCCTCCTGTCCAACAGAACAGCAGTCCTGCTCTCCGCCTACCACCCTGCACCTTTCCTAGGACTTCGTTGCACTGTCTACCTCTGCGGGGTTTACAGATTTATTGAGGtctaattgacatataataaacttcCTACATCagaagtatacaatttgataaattttgatcTATAAATACACTTGTGacaccatcaccataatcaaggtAGCAAAGAAAGGAAGTGTAGAAATTAAAATAGGGGAGGCAGATTGCAATTGAAACTCTATGTACCTGACCATACTATGAGGCCATCCCTTACGATCATCCCACTAGATGCTGGAGAAGAAGCATTTGACACAATTGGACATCTCCtgattaaaaactctcagcaaactaggactAGAAGAGGACGTTCTTTGCTATCCTCCTTCCCTGTGTAGATGTGCAGATTTGCCTCATCCTAAGACTATCgttcccttgcccctcccccaggccagtTCTCCATTTCTGTCCTTGTCACCAGTGAGGCTGGAATGGACTGATGGATGGACACAGGATATGTGCCAACTGCACGGGGTTAGTGGGGTAGGTTGGTGATGAACCTGTGGCCAGCTAACCTATGCCCTTGGCTTCCTCATTGGGGAAGCGGCATAGTACCTGCTTTGGGGGGGGTCTGTGGTCTCGGGAGACCATGGTTTGGCAAGACACGGATGCCCTGCACGGCACCAGCACACGATGCACGTGCAGTGGGTGGTGCCTGCCTGCCTCTTTCCAGTAACATCAGAGCTCTGGtccttcccagccccacccaggcctggAGCATGCGGACTTGTTTCGCCATAAGTTGTGCAGTGCACATTGTTCCCTGTGCATCTCAGGCCTGGGCTCCTGCTGAAGCTGTTTCCAGACCTTGTTCTGTGGGGCTCCCGAGAGCCTGGGTGACCCTGGGGAGCCAGATGCAGCCTTGCCAACGCCTCCCCCTCCTCCGTGACCCCAGCAGCTCTGCCATCTGTTTCTGTAGGATGGAGTGGCCTCTTAGATCCTGAAATTCACACAGTAGGTTATTTTTAACAGTCTTTTAATTAAAGGATAGCATACAGCCGGAAAGTGCACAAGCCATACGTTTTACAGTTGGATGGATGTTCACGAACTGAACACACCTGAGtaaccccccccccacctggGTCTAGGAATAGAGCGTTTGCCCAGAGCCGCTCTTGtctcctctccacctcccacTGCCCTGACCACTGCCCTATCCAGAAGTCTTGCCTGCTTTTGGCCTTGCAATCTAGCACAAAAGAAGTGTCCTTTTATGCCTGGCTTTTGCACTCAACACTGTGTGGGGACTTATTTTTGATGTTATGTGTAATAGTAGTTTGTTAAGGGGACAGTGAATATACAGACCATACTTTATTCATCTGGTATACTGTTGGTGGCCATGCAGTCTGTTTTCAGCTGGGGCTGTTCGAATATGGCTGCTCTGACCATTCTCagaacacacacactcatgcttATGTTGGTGCTACCTGGAGTGGAACTGCAAATCTGTAGACTCACTGTCCTGTTCATGGGTGACAGTGTCCTTGGACTCTCCATGGTGGCCCCTATTGTAGGAATGCCCACTGCTGTCCCTCTGGCTCCACACAGATCTCAGGAGCTGTAATAGGGCACTAAGGCCCTCTGAAATGTAGGCATGTGATGGGCTCAGAGGACTCCATGGGAACCCTCcctcctgagcacctgctgtttACCTATCTGTTTCTGAGAAGGGGCATGTCCTTGTATTTGTCTTCCTGGCTTCCCCAGAGCCATGCACCAGAGACTGCCCTCTCTGTCCATGTGTGTGCCGCGTCACCCTTTCAAGAGCCCTGTAGAAAGCGTCTGTTGTCCTACTCAGATAGTGGATGAAGGAACAGCTGAGGGGTGGGGAGACTCAGCCCTGCTGGCCCTTTCTGCCCTGGAGCTCTCATTAgggaggtcacacagctggtctCAGGGGCTAAGGCTGCATTCTGGCTGACAGCTTTGGGTGGGAGAGGCACACCTGCTGCTTAATTACCTCTCGGACCTGGTGAGTGTGCACAGCTCTCAGACTCAAGATTCCCGCCCCGTACAGGAGCTCCTTGTGGCTTGCCCTTAGATTTGCCAAGTGACTTAACCAGAGTGAGCCCCCACTGGGTTCTGGTAgttcctgcccccctcccctcccctcccccagcgtAGAACAGACTTGATGACCCTGTGAGGAGTGCCCAGGAAAGTGAGGGGCCACCAGACACCGAATGTCATTTATGTATCTGTAGCACACTGACCTCTTCTGGCTTGGCAGGAGTATTCTGGGCATCATTTGTGGGTGTGGTCGCTTTTACCTATCTGTTTCTGAGAAGGGGCATGTCCTCATATTTATCTTCCTGGGAGTTTggggctcccccctcccccaggattCCTGGCAGCCTGAGTTAGAGCCCTAGTGGTGCTATTTCACCTGTTGCTTctattcttcttttaatatttattattggagacaaggtctctctctgtcacccaggctggagcatggtggtgtaatcatagcttaGTGTAACCTTGTAaacttgggctcaagcaattcttctgtttCACACTCaatagtagctgagactatatgTGGGCATTACCACCCTtggctcatttttctcattttgttagagagagggtcttgctatgttgcccaggctggtctcaaactcctggccccaagcaatcttcctgcctcagcctcccaaagtgttggaattataggcatgatccACCATGTGTTCTGGTGTGCAGCCTTTCTCTACTAGGCAGTGTCTTGGAGGTTGTCCCTGTCAGTTTCTGAGAAGCTGGCTCATTCTTGTTTGGGATCCATCTTTGGCAGAACACATAGAGACTAAGCACTATGCTCGTGTCCTCTCCCATGGACCTTAGGTCATTTCTAGTCTTCCGTAGCTGGCATTCTTAACTGGCTGCTCCTAGCagagagaggctgggaggagaaaCTCCTGGCCAGCATGTTTCACCAGGACCCTGCCTGGCTTCCCAGCGCTCCAGTTGTGTCTGTGTAGCATGTAGCAACCAGCCAGTTTACAGAAAAGGGCTGAGAGCTCTTGTGCTCTCAGAGAGGGCATAATGACAAGAAGAATTGTAAGTCCTGCGGACCTAATGCAGAGGCTAGGTAGTTAGTTTGATTGGAATGAGCTGCTGAGTcagaaggtgggagggagggacagtTTGGGGGCAGTGGCCACGGAgagcagccctgcctgccctcctgcccctgtcTGTAGGCCTCACTGCAGAGGTTGGGCACTGCTGTCCCAAGCCCTGGGCTTCCTCTTTCCGGGCTGCTTGTGGGGTGCAGTCAGGGCTCTGCGTGCTGCGAGTCTGGGCTGGCGTTTCCGTCCCCCGGGCGGAGTTGCAGCATATGATTACATGCTCTGCCTGAGCGGTGCAGGCACTATGAGTGCAGGACAGTCAGGGCCACGTGGATGGTGCAGGCCATGTGGGTGGCTGGCTGCTCTGGGGGAGCAGGTGGGCCCTGCTGCTGAGGAAGTGCTTTTGCAAATGGTGAGTTTGGTGGCTGTCGCCGGGACTGCACCTGTGAGACCTTACCTCTGTGAGTTTGGGTCTCCCACAGGGTCCCCTTGGAGGAAGGAACCCTCGGAGCCTGGTGGATCTGCACAACCCCTTGTGGCTGTGCCCAGGGTGGCGTCTGCCCGTGGGAGGATTCCCTTGTTTCCATGCAGCTCTGCAGGCGGGACAGAGAAGGGCCTGGGGAGGCTGCATCTTCCAGAGCAAAGAGGGTGGATGGAGCATGCTTTCCTCGCTGTGGGAGACAGGGTGGGATGTGAGCTGGGCCTTCTGGGGGATAAGGTGCCACCTCTCACACAAACTTGCAGCAGAGGCAGTTTGGGTCACGTGCCTGGGAACATGTGTGGAGTTTGTCAGAAGCAGGAAGACTTATACTTGCTGAAAACAATGGCATACCTGGGACCAAATCACAGACATGCACTTGCCTGGCAAAGCCCCAATGCATTCACCCACGTGTCCTCAGCAGACACAACTGTGTTGTGGGGCGTGAGGTACATCAGCCGCGGACAGTCGGCATGAGAATGCTTAGCACGTTGAAGGCAGACTGCCTGCTTCTGGGTGCCATCTGTGGCTGTTTTGGTTTGGAAGGACAGCTTGCTTGCTGATGAACACTTCCAAAGTCTTTTGAGCTAAGTGGTTTTTATAAATTCCTGTCTAGATCATTCtgcatttaaaaacaatgatgaCAGCTTCCACATTGTTGGTTTTTAAAGTGAACCAGTTTTTACAGGTGCTTTGTGTCTGAGGCCTCAGCAGGGGCTGCTTTGAGCCCAAGGAGTAGGTTGTTGGGCTGGGCTGCCAGGACAGTGCCACCCATCGCCCAGGTGGTGAGGGGGCCTGGCCAGACAGTGAGGCAGGGAGGGTGTAGAACCGCTGCGTTGGCCGTGCTCGGTGTGCACTCCTCCCCGTGGGCAGTCTGGTGGGGAGTAGACGCCAGTGCCACCATCGAGGCCCACAGCTCAGGGTGAGTATTGGGCATGGGCCCATGCCTGGGTCTTCTTGCTGGCCCTGGCTCTCGGGCATCCTGGGGACAAGGCAGAGACAGCACTAAGACTGTGTGGAGGTGGCCCAGTGTAGCTTCAGGGGAGTCTTTGTCAGGTGCTCACATCACCGCAGCCTGGCAGCACCTGGCCCCCTTCGCCCCACCCAGCCTAAGCACGGGATGGGCCCTGCGTGCTGGGCAGAGCCTGGGCCGGGCTAGTGGAAGAGCAGGCTCCACTTCCTTCCAGCTGTGTGGTGCACCCTGGACCTGTTACCTTCCCAGACCGGCACTTTCCGTATCTGTAGAGTGGGGTTGTGAGGATGAAAAGTGAGAGAACTTGGCGCTGAGGGAACCCACTAGGCAGGTCCTGTGTGAGTTAGCTGGCGTGGGCCCTTTCAGATGTGGAGGAAAGCTGGTGGTGAGCCAAGGGGCTCCTCAGATGCCCCAAATCAGCATCTCAGTTCCTTGTTTCAGATCAGGGCTGGAAATCCCCCCAGGGCGGCGATTACTTGGGGCGCAGGAAGCTCGCATGCGCGCCCCAGAAACAGGCCCAGGAGGCTGGCTGGTGGCAGTGGCGGGCTGCTTCATGCGCTGGCCCCAGCTTTGCACCGGGGTCCTGTGATCCCATTCACAGAAGGAAAACTCAGACTGGTGATGAGGCCCCAGTTATATTTTGGCGATGGGGGTTTGGTTTTAAAGACGATTCCACACAGCCTGGTGTAGCAGGTTTTCTGAAGCCAGTCTTTGGGACGCTGGAGGGGTCAGACTTGTGACTGGGTTGCAGAGGCGCCACCCTGAGGGGTGCTGCAGGGAGGCCTGGCCTCCTCACAGAGAGGGCAGGTTCTTATGAACTGTTGGGTAGGCATGCGGCCTGGTCTGGGCTCTCCGCAGGCCCCTGTTACAGGGAGGCACTTAGGCCACCTCTGAGCATGGGCTGGGCACGGGCACGAGGAGCTCCCGCCCCAGCCGCGGGAGTGTGTGGTGCCCGCCTGGGGTCTCACCGCTCGGAACAAGCCACGTGGTTTGGATCAGAGGCGGGAGGCTCTGAAAGGCTCCCTGTGGAGGGAGACAGCATCCTACCCAGCCCTcagcccttccttcccccttccagtGCCCGATGGCGGCAGCATGAGGCCACTGTGAGGAGCTGGAGACAGGTACTTGCTCACTCACCTCTGAACAGCTGCCAGTCCTAGATCCAAGGAAATCTCCCATCCAAATGTTGGGAAATAGGTGTAACCTTTATTTGTAGcaaaattcaaacataaaaatggagTACAGTAACCATTCTGCTCCAGCAGATACCAGCTCACAGCCCTGCGGCTCGTTTCATCTGCCCCTCCCGCCACCCACGCCCGGGCGTGATTCTGTAGCAGATCCCAGCTCGCATCTGTCTTTTCAGGAAATACTCTAGAACGTGTCATTGAAAGATGAGGATGTGTGGTGTGTCTTTAATGGTTCACACACAGAGTGGCATGCTGTGGAGTCGTGCACAGGTTTGCCACTTCTCCCTGTGACCCAGGGTGTGGGAGGGGTCGGGTGTCACCTGCGCACCTGCGTAGCTCCGGGCCCCTAGCCCAGGCCACTTCTCAAGGGTACTATCCCCTCCCTCGGGCTCTACCTGTGTGTGTCCAGCTCCACTTCCTTTCTCACGTTTGCTGTGAGCTGAATGGCAGATGTCACTGGTTAGGCTGCCTGGAGTTGTGGCTTAGCACAGGCTCAGGGGCTGTCCGGGGAAGAAGGTGCCGGCCTTTCCTGGAGCCTTTCTCAGTTCTCATGTGGAAAGAGCCTTGGGAACGCTGACATCCTTATGTTGGGTGAGGaactgtcccctccctgccctatGCTGTGTCTCTGGGGCCTCCCTAGAGCACGAGTGAGGATGCACTCAGCAGCAGGCCTCTGGTGGTGGAAGCCCGTGTGCTGGGTATGCTGGTGACTGCCGCTTCGGCCTCTGCCTGGATGCGGACTGCCCTTCCTCGGCATCGCCAGGCTGGTGTCTGTGGCCCAAGACCAGGCCTCCTCCCCACGGGGTCTTTCTGTGAGATTCTAGACAGGTGTGATTGATGGTTCCTTCCCTGGTAACCCCTGTGTTCCTGACTGTGCCTTATGGCTCTCTAGGATCTGAAAGCACTCAATGTGACAGTTAAGTCCATCATTGTTCGTGTCCCAGGCTGCTAGGCTGGACCTGCGTGCACACCTGCCCTTCTGGCCCCCCACTAACTTGCTGCCCTGTCTTTGGAATGGGCACCTCAGGGGACCCGCCAGCTTCCCTGAGTGCCCCCACCCACTGCCTGGCCCTGCTGTCAACTTGCGCCACCGTCCTAACACCTTTGCTCTTCATGGGCACTTGCTGCAGCAATAAAGAGGCCAGATTGACAAAAATCAGGGGGCAGGGACAGCCACTGTTGGCAGAAATGGAGGCAACACCTGGCTCCACTGACTTGAGCCACACTGATCTGTGTCAGTTGATGCATCCCTAGCAGAAAAGTGAGCCGCTGCAGTCCCTGACGTGATTCCCGCCCCTGTTGGGAAAGCCAGTTGGCAGGTGGTTGGAGAGGGTTTTTTGGACTGGGAATAAATCCCAAGGGAGATGTCCCAAGGAAGAAGCGGCTGCAGATGTGCCAGGCTATTCCTGACTGAGAGGCTGCAAACAGCCTCTGGGCCAGCGACGTGGCCCTGTGAGCCCGGAGAGCTGTCTTGGAGGGTAGCACTGGGCTGGCTCCTCAGGCAGAGCGGAAACGAACCATGCTATGATTAGGGCCCAGTGTGTTTCCCTCCAGACAGGGGCGGGGAGCGACCTAGGTGGTCTGTGGGGGTGGCAGCTCAAGTTGATAGAAGACAGTTGTGTAGGAGCCAGCTCAGGTGCCCTGGGGCTGCTCTACCTCAGGGTCTGGTCCTTGCTGTTGTCCCTGTTGCCCTGCTCCAGGGCTTTGGTGTTGCCTTGCATCTGCTACTGGCACTGGGGCCTCCGGCCAGCTTCCTGCCCAGCCTTCTCCAGCGCTTTCCTGCTTTCCAGCGTGAAGGCCCAGacccccggcccccagcccccgcTGCTGTGATTGCCTAGTGTCCTCAGAAGGCCCTCTCTAGCCAGGCAGACGTGTTCACTCTGTTCCCTCCTTTTCTGACCACTCTGGAAGGACTCTCTTGGTGCTGCCCTCCCCGTGACCTACCTTCCTGCCCCAAGCCAGGGTTTATGCTGGGCTTTGCAGGCCTGGAGCCTGAGTGGGAGCCTCCCTCGGCCACAGCTGAGTCCTGGCATCCCTGCTACCCATGGGGCCCCCAGCCAGGCTGGGAGGCCACTGCTCCTCTGTGGGGGTGGGCTGGCTGGGAAAGCAGGTTCCTGGGTCAAGAGCCAGCTCACATTTTGCTCCTAGCGGACCCAGCCCCGATTGAGTGCTAAGTGCTCTTTGGGACAGAGTGGTCATCTGTAAGGAGGTTCCATGGAGCTGTCGCGTCCGTCTCTGTGTGCCCAGACTTTTGGGAGAACCCTTGCTACGTTGTCCAGTGGCCGCTTCCCAGGCCTCGGGGCCTGCCTGACTGCATCTGGAAAGCCATTTCATTTCAGGGCAGGGACAGCCTCGCCTTGCCCATTTTCGTCCCTGCTGGCATCACTGGCTACCTTCTGCTGGCTTTAGGGAGTGGCCCCACTGGGGGCACTCACCCTCTCTCCCTGCAAGCCTTGCAGGTGGGCCCCAGGAGCCTGACCTCTAGAGTGGTCTCCTCCGCCCTGCAGGTGAGAGGCCTGCACACTGGGGACAGAAAGGGACTGGTGAGCATGGAGCATTTCCTGTGGGGCCAAGAGCCCAAGGCCCAGCTGAAGGCCTCTCTGCACGAACCTGAGTGCAGCTCTTCAGGTGGCCCCGAGTCATGGGGCACGTAGGCAGGGCCCTCAGACCTTCACTCTGTGTCCCCAGCTCCCACACGGTTTCCGGGCGGCTCTGTGGCTGGCCGTTGGCTCAGCAGTGATCTCTGGGGCGCCAGCTCAGCGCCAGACCCTGGGGTTGCCCAGGtgttctgcctcctccctcctgtctggCAACAGGACAGCGTCTGCCCAAGGACAAGGACACTCTGTGCCGCCGGGCTAGCTGGGTCTGGGCAGTGTTCTGCTCTGTGAGGACTGCTGGTTCAGGGGTATGTGGGGACCCAGGGCTCTAAATATACCAGAGTGAGGTCACCGGGGTGGAAACAAGGCCATGTGGCAAGCCCAGGAACCCTGTTGGTGCTGGAATCCCAGGCTGGGGATAGTTGGCCTTGCTGTCCCCTTGGGACTGGCATCCCACGGCACAGTCTTCTCATGCCGAATCCCTGCTCCTAGGCTCCTATCTCCTCTCAGatcaccaccccacccccggcgtagcttggaataatttttttaggGGCATTTGCATGTGTTCATGGACATAGCCCCGAACAAGACCATCTCAAGGCAAGGCTGTCATTGGCAAGAAGCAAAACAGTCTATTGGCAGAGGGGTGGCTTTGTGAGAGCTGTCAGGTGGTGTGAGGACCGCTGTCGTTGCTCTGTGGTCACTCT
It includes:
- the LOC109730023 gene encoding putative ribosomal protein eL39-like 5, giving the protein MLSHKTFSIKWFLANKQKQNCAISQWIWMKTGNKIRYNSKRRQ